The proteins below are encoded in one region of Phaseolus vulgaris cultivar G19833 chromosome 1, P. vulgaris v2.0, whole genome shotgun sequence:
- the LOC137816447 gene encoding protein DETOXIFICATION 33, translated as MESPLLEHNENSDIGEEKTVKSAVKNFGFESKKLWRLAGPAILTSVFQYSLGALTQTFAGQVGDLDLAAVSVENSVVAGLAFGVMLGMGSALETLCGQAFGAGQIRMLGVYMQRSWVILFITALLMLPIYVCSPPILVLLGQTSQISTAAGKFAVWMIPQLFAYALNFPIQKFLQAQGKVLVMLWVSGGVLVLHTFFSWLLILKLEWGLIGAAITLNTSWWLIVIAQLLYIFITKSDGAWSGFTWLAFVDLFGFVKLSLASAVMLCLEFWYLMILVVITGRLENPLIPVDAISICMNINGWDAMIAIGFNAAISVRVSNELGAGDFKAARFSVWVVSITSVAIGVVAMIVVLSTKDYFPYLFTSTTAVAIETTKLAGLLGITVLLNSLQPVLSGVAVGAGWQSLVAYINIGCYYVFGLPAGIVLGFVLNFGVEGIWSGMIGGIVLQTTILIIVTSLTNWKKEAEEAGSRVRKWGGSVAHDQ; from the exons ATGGAGAGTCCCTTGCTAGAACACAATGAGAACTCAGACATTGGTGAGGAGAAGACAGTGAAGAGTGCTGTTAAGAATTTTGGTTTTGAGTCAAAGAAGCTGTGGAGATTAGCAGGCCCTGCTATTCTCACCTCTGTGTTTCAGTACTCGCTTGGTGCACTCACTCAAACTTTTGCAGGCCAAGTTGGTGATCTTGATCTTGCAGCAGTTTCTGTAGAAAACTCTGTTGTTGCAGGTCTTGCCTTTGGAGTCATG TTGGGAATGGGAAGTGCCTTGGAGACTCTGTGTGGGCAAGCTTTTGGTGCAGGGCAGATAAGGATGTTAGGAGTGTACATGCAGAGATCATGGGTCATCTTGTTCATCACTGCACTTCTTATGTTACCTATTTATGTTTGCTCACCCCCAATTCTAGTGCTGCTTGGACAAACATCTCAAATCTCAACTGCTGCAG GAAAATTTGCTGTGTGGATGATACCCCAGTTGTTTGCATATGCTCTAAACTTTCCAATCCAAAAGTTCTTGCAGGCACAGGGGAAAGTCCTGGTGATGTTATGGGTATCAGGAGGTGTGTTGGTGCTGCACACATTTTTTAGTTGGCTTCTTATACTGAAGCTGGAGTGGGGTCTAATTGGAGCAGCAATTACTCTCAACACATCATGGTGGTTGATTGTGATTGCACAATTGTTGTACATTTTCATCACAAAGTCAGATGGAGCATGGAGTGGTTTCACATGGCTAGCATTTGTGGACTTGTTTGGTTTTGTAAAGCTTTCTCTCGCTTCAGCTGTTATGTTATG CTTGGAGTTTTGGTATTTGATGATACTGGTCGTCATAACAGGGCGTTTAGAAAATCCTCTCATACCTGTTGATGCCATATCTATCTG TATGAACATAAATGGATGGGATGCAATGATTGCAATTGGGTTCAATGCTGCTATAAG TGTGAGAGTATCAAATGAACTTGGTGCTGGTGATTTCAAGGCTGCAAGGTTTTCAGTGTGGGTGGTTTCCATCACATCAGTGGCCATAGGTGTTGTGGCCATGATCGTAGTGCTGTCAACAAAAGATTACTTTCCCTACTTGTTTACCTCCACCACTGCAGTTGCCATTGAAACAACTAAGCTTGCTGGTTTGCTCGGTATCACTGTGCTTCTAAACAGCCTTCAACCAGTCCTATCTG GTGTTGCTGTTGGAGCTGGTTGGCAATCTCTAGTAGCATACATCAACATTGGATGCTACTATGTATTTGGATTACCAGCAGGGATAGTCTTGGGATTTGTACTTAATTTTGGAGTTGAG GGTATTTGGTCAGGGATGATTGGAGGCATAGTTTTGCAGACCACAATCCTTATAATAGTCACTTCATTAACCAATTGGAAAAAAGAG GCCGAAGAAGCAGGAAGTCGTGTGAGAAAGTGGGGAGGATCAGTTGCACATgatcaatga
- the LOC137816450 gene encoding small ribosomal subunit protein uS9c: protein MAISLSALTTSLSSLSFSSHISQRPNTLSFATTLSLSRFPKPPSLTVSATVLAEPETEDLKKFVKSRLPGGFAAQTIIGTGRRKSAIARVVLQEGNGKFIINYRDAKEYLQGNPLWLQYIKVPLITLGYENSYDVFVKAEGGGLSGQAQAISLGIARALLKVSEDHRVPLRQEGLLTRDSRVVERKKVGLKKARKAPQYSKR from the exons ATGGCGATTTCCCTTTCTGCTCTCACCACTTCTCTCTCTTCACTCTCTTTCTCTTCCCACATTTCTCAGAGACCCAACACTCTCTCCTTCGCCACAACTCTCTCCCTCTCGCGCTTCCCCAAACCACCGTCCCTCACCGTCTCCGCCACCGTGCTCGCCGAACCAGAAaccgaagacctcaagaagtTCGTCAAATCCAGGCTTCCTGGTGGATTCGCCGCGCAGACAATCATAGGCACCGGTCGCCGTAAGAGCGCCATCGCTCGCGTCGTTCTCCAGGAAGGAAATGGCAAATTTATCATCAATTACCGCGACGCTAAG GAATATCTTCAAGGAAATCCGTTGTGGCTTCAATACATTAAGGTCCCTTTGATAACTTTGGGATATGAAAATAGTTATGATGTGTTTGTGAAAGCTGAGGGTGGTGGGCTATCTGGTCAGGCTCAGGCAATCTCTCTTGGCATTGCCCGTGCCTTGCTGAAGGTGAGCGAAGATCATAGAGTACCTTTGAGACAGGAAGGACTTCTTACCAGAGATTCCAGAGTGGTTGAGAGGAAGAAAGTTGGTTTGAAGAAAGCTCGCAAAGCCCCTCAATATTCCAAACGTTGA
- the LOC137816448 gene encoding probable hexosyltransferase MUCI70 yields the protein MFHNHNHNNSVSISLSDEESDELGRMRIRARRKRKKLGNRRLLRKLLLRYWMLLVIVPAAGLLIFEATRIGRSLNSLNTNSHTETHTDRANGSSTTPRKEPPANLNRLDPTTHVVGGVRERCLKLLPPEKFEQLDIPVEEESSSVPVGEVLYISESDRPFVGGNITLSHLRTEDTRFNLFTGNQTFQQRDRSFEVKETMLVHCGFYSVNGGFKISDQDKTYMQGCKVVVSTCAFGGGDDLYQPIGMSEASLKKVCYVAFWDEITVKAQELVERRIGENGFIGKWRVVVVRDLPFSDQRLNGKIPKMLSHRLFPQSKYSIWVDSKSQFRRDPLGVLEALLWRTKSLLAISEHGARSSVYDEAKAVVKKNKAKPEEVEVQLTQYRKDGLPEDKRFSGKKALCEASVIVRKHTPLTNLLMCVWFNEVVRFTSRDQLSFPYVLWRLKAFKNINTFPVCARKDLVNSMGHVRKAKPLRS from the exons ATGTTCCACAACCACAACCACAACAACAGTGTCTCGATCTCCTTGTCGGACGAGGAATCCGACGAGCTGGGTCGGATGCGGATCCGCGCGCGACGGAAGCGCAAGAAACTCGGCAACAGAAGATTGCTGCGGAAGCTACTCCTCAGATACTGGATGCTGCTCGTCATTGTTCCCGCTGCGGGATTGCTCATATTCGAGGCCACCAGAATTGGGCGAAGCTTGAATAGTTTAAACACGAACAGCCACACTGAAACACACACTGACAGAGCTAATGGATCTAGTACCACACCGCGGAAGGAACCCCCCGCCAATTTGAATCGCCTCGATCCTACCACGCATGTTGTTGGTGGCGTCAGAGAAC GTTGCTTGAAGCTCCTACCTCCTGAAAAGTTTGAGCAGCTGGATATACCTGTAGAAGAAGAATCTTCTAGTGTTCCTGTTGGTGAAGTTTTATACATTTCAGAGAGTGATAGGCCTTTTGTAGGAGGGAATATTACGTTGTCTCATTTGCGTACAGAGGACACACGGTTTAATTTATTTACTGGAAATCAAACATTTCAGCAGAGAGATAGATCTTTTGAG GTGAAAGAAACTATGCTGGTACATTGTGGGTTTTACAGTGTGAATGGAGGGTTTAAGATATCTGATCAAGATAAAACTTACATGCAAGGTTGCAAAGTCGTGGTATCTACTTGTGCATTTGGTGGTGGAGACGATCTCTATCAGCCAATTGGAATGTCCGAGGCTTCGCTTAAGAAG GTTTGCTATGTTGCATTCTGGGATGAAATCACCGTCAAAGCGCAGGAGTTGGTAGAGCGCAGAATTGGGGAAAATGGATTTATTGGAAAGTGGCGTGTTGTTGTTGTTCGAGATCTTCCTTTTTCCGATCAAAGGTTGAATGGTAAAATTCCCAAG ATGTTAAGCCATCGCCTTTTTCCTCAATCTAAATACTCAATTTGGGTAGACTCCAAGTCTCAATTCCGGAGAGACCCACTAGGTGTGTTGGAAGCACTTCTTTGGCGCACAAAATCTTTGCTTGCCATATCAGAACATGGAGCTCGCAGTAGTGTCTATGATGAGGCTAAGGCTGTTGTCAAGAAGAACAAAGCCAAGCCAGAGGAAGTTGAAGTGCAACTGACTCAATACAGAAAAGATGGCTTGCCTGAAGACAAGAGATTTAGTGGAAAAAAAG CTCTCTGTGAAGCCTCTGTTATCGTCAGGAAGCATACACCCCTAACTAATCTATTGATGTGCGTCTGGTTTAATGAGGTGGTTCGCTTCACTTCTAGGGATCAGCTCAGCTTCCCATATGTTCTGTGGAGACTGAAAGCATTCAAAAACATCAATACTTTTCCTGTTTGTGCTCGCAAGGATCTTGTCAATAGTATGGGCCATGTCCGCAAGGCCAAACCTTTGCGAAGCTGA